CTTGCAAAATAGGACTCTGAGAGGTGAACAATCAAGAAATAAACTCTGTAAATTTTGGTCCAAGATTGagagaattttcaagttttatatttcctttgcttaaaactaaaaataattcTACTATGCTTCCCAATCTGAACTCAAGATTATTCTGTTAAGGTGGCTGCTACGCATCTCAACTTGCTTTAGTCCTTCCTTGAAATGACCTCAAGCAAGCCACAATAACCAGTTGTCACACATATGAACAAGCAGCAAAAAGGGAATGGGACTGTTGATAGTTAACAACTGCTGCCTTACCACACAATCTAAATGGGGAGTCATCGTGACTGCTACTTGTGCATATGTATTATAGTCTGCATTGCCATCCAGTCTGTGTGTTCAGTTTCAAATCCAATAATGAAATCTGGGCAGAGGCTGTTTTCAGATGTGGACCTTCCTTGAGCAGAAGGAGTGTGGAGAATGTGCTTTCTTTTTGTAAATGCAAGAACTACCATTGATATTGCCACTGGTGAGAGCTAAACACCACTCAGCATTTAAAACCAACTAAAGATGCAATTCTGCATGTAGCTTCCTGGGAGTTAACCCCATGGAACTCTGTAGGTAGAAATGTATAGGACTGTGCTGCAAGTAATTAATCAAAAAGTGACAGAGGTTGTATTGGATGCGTAGGAATCGCAGTTGTAATATTTGAAAGGGAAAAGCCGTAAGACAGAAGAGACAGTGATACATCTTAGGAAATATTCTGCTGCTGTTAGATTATTCACTCAGCCAGAACAACTCACAAAGAATGACAACCTTTTAGGGGAggccaaattatttatttaaattttttgtttcCAATTGTCTCTGGTAGCTCTTTTTTAGAGAATTAGCATTGCTAAATTGGTAAGGGGTGATGCATAAATCAAATTCCAAAttgatctttgccaagaaagaacTCAATTTAACTCAATAGTTTATGAACTATTTCAAACAAAAATTTTTTTGGAGAATGCTTCTTACTCAATAAAGTATTGTGCCAATTGTAAACATTTTCAGTAGTGCATTagtatgtttttttctgtttgaacCTTGAGATGAAAGCTCTCCTTTCAATATTTCAGAACCTTGTGTAAACACTGCCAGATCTTTCCACGTGTTACACACATATTCGGTTTCCACTGTTATATACAAAAACAGTCTGCCCGGAGGCAATGTAAAATACATCTTCTCATAACAAAACTAAAATGTACCTGAAAATATGAATATACACATTACATATACACTATTTACACAATCATAAAAAATATAGCACAAGTTTGTGATTTTTAAGAGTTGATGATTTTCTGCACATCATTTTGCAACAAGGCAGGCTTCAAATATTTAGAATGTTCATGGTAAGTATCCATAAACTAGGCTTGAACTTTTAAGAGAGTTTTTAGATGGACTGccatcatttccttgttttggtCAGAGTATTCGACAGTGCTTCCTACCCAATGACTGGGAGGCTTTGGAAGGACACTGGGTGAAGGAGGGTCACTAAATTTTGCCCCAGCATAGTTTTCTTTTTGGCTAGAATCAGTCATAATGATGGGTTTCTTTGATTTCACATTTCCTGTGTCTTTCAGAGGCTTCTCCTGCTTTTTAATAGTGTCATGTGACACAGATTCTTGCCAGaagttgttttcactttttttggtGGATGGAACTTTGTTCAGTGGTATATTACACTTGTTCCTCTGTCTGTTAGTCTTGGACTGGTCACAAAGATGTGTACTGTGCACAGGCTGACTGTAAGGAATAGAAACCTTTTCAGACTTCCCCATTCTGTTTTTCAGCAACTGCAAAGATAAAGGGGAAATAGTTATATTTAACCACAGTTATGTATATAATATGTGGCTTCAAAGTTACCTTACTTcaaattcattcactttaatAAGTTAAATGATGCTACCTTATACaaagaaatgcagaaaacaaCACAACAGTTAGgtactttcaatttttttatctGGTACAAGACTTTATTTATATATCAGGTAGTGAGTCATCTCTGGGAAGTCCAGAAACACAAGTGCAACAACTCTTTCCTCCTCAACATTTCCCAGCAACTTGTACATAGAGGGATTCAGTTTCTGGTACTGGAGATGATACAAAGTTATAGCAGCCAAAGATAGTCCCTCTGCCATGTTTTTGTCTAATCCTCATTTACAGTCATTCATGCTGCAAAGAAGCAAATTCCAGAATTCTAGGCACTGTGTGAAACAATACTTTCTATTGGTCCTGAGATTTTTCATCCTTGAGCTTCAGTGGGTGACTCCATGTTGTGTCATTACTGTGTTGCAACATTATGACCACTTTTTTCACATGAAATGCTCTTCCCTACTTATAGGACTATCTTTACAAATGTAGGTATACCCAACAAAATCGCTCCTAATTTGTTGAGATTTTATTCTGAGGCTCAACAATACTATAAAAGCTTGCACCTCAAGCCTAAATacatttacttgaaagtaagtcaCACTAGTTTCAGCGAATGGGATATTCCAAGTTAGTTTTTCTGTAGCTGAAATCCACTAAAATGGACACCACCTATATTCCAGGAAGCCTACTACATCATGGTAAAATCATCCTGGCCCCAGTTTAGCTAAGGAAATTGGAGCTGCAAGGCACATGCCCCTTTCCTATCGCCATGCCAGAAAAATTTCCAATTTTTCCCAGTTGCCCTGTGAGAGCAGAAATGGAGCAAATACAATCATGACAGAATCCAGTGGACTAGATCCAGAACCTCCACTGGATTCCATTGTTTCCCCCACAACTGCAGCCCCCAATGACCCCCAATGACTCCAGAAGACTGGGAAACCCTCTGCAATGGGGATTGGGGGGGCAATATGGGGGctgaaaaaagagaaggggggaaagttTGACTGGCATCAAATATATTACTGAAATACAATCCCCCTGGTTTTTCACTTTGACTTGGAAACAGCACAGCTTGCATCCACATAAGGATGACCACCAAATGAAGAGCAGCCTGACTTTAACTGGATGCACACATCTGCCTACAATTTACCAATTAGTTTTGGCATCAAATTAATCTCTTTCCTTACTCcatcttctttgtctttctcttttttaaaaaatgtgtctaCCTCAATGCAGGGCCTCTGTCTCACAATTAATATACTGTGTATTATTTTGAAGACTTAACTTTTCTGGCAGAGGATAAAAATAcgagcaaacaaaaacaaacaagctgtGAATTACAAAAGATACTAGTAGCAGCTTAATTCTAGGGATGCCTACTCAGAACTCTGAAATTTCAAATTGTGTGCACGTGCTTCCAATGATGTATGAATGTTAAGGATTTCTGTCTAAACATCTACTGGATTACTCTATTAGGCAAGTGCATGGAGACATCTTCTACTGAATCAGACCACTGTTTAGCAGTCTGGCTGCTTTCAGACAGAGCTATAACATTACCCTTAACTGTTTGATAAGAAAAACAGTAACAAAGTAATTGTAAGAAAAACTGTGAAGATAAATCCTCATTTGAGTCCCCATAAAATTCCACatataaaaacaagagaaaagggaTAATAAAAACCTTGTTTGAAAGCCCTTTCTATTTCTTGAAAGCCTAGCATTAAGTTCCTGAATGATGAAGACTGCTTCTGTTGAAAGGCATTTAAGTTGCAATCCTACTCAGTTACTAAAGCCTGACTACACTACAATATACTCCTCCAACTACTCTGGGTATAGCATAATGTAAACTGATTCAAAATGTCAAGATTACCCAACATTACTGTTGTGGGGGAGGACTCACACTTTTCTTTGAGGAATCATTTCTTTTTGAACACTCACTGGAAggtagtttattttaaattgtgctacatgtttcttttttcttttttaatctatTTCTGTTTGTGTGAATGGAAGGTTCTGCCATGGCATTGTGCAGCTAGGGGCATTCCCTGTGCTGACATAGTGATGTGTCAGAGATGGTGCAAGACACTGTCCCATTGGGAAATCAGTAGCTGTGGTTGGTGTCCAAACTGTTtccctttttcagtttttaaaaataaatcattgtAATTTAGTGCTGCATTACATAGACACTGGAGCCTTGCTGGTTTGTTATTCACGTGTGGTTTGCCTTCCATCTGGTGACTTTAGCTTTGCCACACAAACACTAGACTAGCTTC
The Pogona vitticeps strain Pit_001003342236 chromosome 1, PviZW2.1, whole genome shotgun sequence genome window above contains:
- the PNRC1 gene encoding proline-rich nuclear receptor coactivator 1, with protein sequence MVTTIAPSPFLARVAAGREDSRRFPTTLFQRLMRADCNGESHPAGCCPVGPGGSARPALKRVRRRRGKIRSTPSGLLQSRYQQYQQHRAGLKQRNTAHGTRNLYEVPLASAEARLETVPTEEARAASPRTAPGTISKPLRKELLKNRMGKSEKVSIPYSQPVHSTHLCDQSKTNRQRNKCNIPLNKVPSTKKSENNFWQESVSHDTIKKQEKPLKDTGNVKSKKPIIMTDSSQKENYAGAKFSDPPSPSVLPKPPSHWVGSTVEYSDQNKEMMAVHLKTLLKVQA